One window from the genome of Methanoculleus sp. 7T encodes:
- a CDS encoding nucleotide sugar dehydrogenase, producing MSKRLQSVINARGPIRNIGVVGMGYVGIPAAALFANAPEFEFVRGFQRDSASSGYKIAMLNRGESPLKGEEPGLEDLLGKVVGAGKFRCTSNFSEIAECDAVTLAIQTPFLDPKDLIPDFSALTEGLRNVGRHLTRGTLVVLESTVTPGTTAGMAREILETESGLVAGEDFALAHAPERVMVGRLLRNIREHDRIVGGIDDVSTRRAVELYAPVLTTGKIIPMTATAAEVTKTAENAFRDLQIAAVNQLALHCEAMGVNVYDVRAGIDSLKGEGITRAVLWPGAGVGGHCLTKDSWHLERGAQVLGGDLWYPHGADSIFGVARKINDFMPRHMVHLTTEGLKRAGRPLEGAKIALLGWAFIQNSDDTRNTPAEPYLAAMGDAGAEVKVHDPFVDEYPGVKISHDLDETLTGADAVTIFTGHHHYASLDPVRVKELSGQELPVIVDGRNIVDPDAFIRAGFIYKGIGRGDKNSHPIRR from the coding sequence ATGAGTAAGAGGCTACAATCCGTCATCAATGCCAGAGGCCCGATCCGGAATATCGGCGTCGTCGGGATGGGTTATGTAGGCATTCCCGCTGCGGCGCTCTTTGCGAACGCCCCTGAATTTGAGTTTGTCCGGGGGTTCCAGCGCGACTCGGCCTCCTCCGGCTACAAGATCGCTATGCTGAACCGGGGAGAGTCACCCCTCAAGGGCGAGGAACCGGGCCTTGAGGACCTCCTCGGGAAGGTCGTCGGCGCGGGGAAGTTCCGGTGCACCTCAAATTTTTCGGAGATCGCGGAGTGCGATGCGGTGACACTCGCTATCCAGACCCCTTTTCTCGACCCGAAAGACCTCATCCCCGACTTCTCAGCCCTGACGGAGGGGCTTCGGAACGTCGGGCGGCACCTCACCCGCGGCACGCTCGTGGTGCTTGAATCGACCGTCACCCCAGGCACGACCGCGGGGATGGCTCGTGAGATCCTGGAAACCGAGTCCGGCCTCGTCGCCGGGGAAGACTTCGCGCTCGCCCACGCCCCCGAGCGGGTTATGGTCGGGAGACTGCTCCGCAATATCCGCGAGCACGACCGGATCGTCGGCGGGATCGACGATGTCTCGACCCGCCGGGCGGTCGAGCTCTACGCCCCGGTCCTCACGACCGGGAAGATCATCCCGATGACCGCGACCGCAGCCGAAGTGACGAAGACCGCCGAGAACGCCTTCCGCGACCTCCAGATTGCGGCGGTCAACCAACTCGCCCTCCACTGTGAGGCGATGGGCGTCAATGTCTACGACGTCCGGGCTGGGATCGACTCCCTCAAGGGCGAGGGGATCACCCGTGCAGTCCTCTGGCCGGGGGCAGGCGTCGGCGGCCACTGCCTCACGAAGGATTCATGGCACCTCGAACGGGGCGCGCAGGTTCTCGGAGGGGACCTCTGGTACCCGCACGGGGCCGACTCGATCTTCGGCGTCGCACGGAAGATCAACGACTTCATGCCCCGGCACATGGTCCACCTGACCACCGAGGGGCTCAAGCGCGCCGGGAGACCACTGGAGGGCGCAAAGATAGCGCTCCTCGGCTGGGCGTTCATCCAGAACTCGGACGATACCCGGAACACCCCCGCGGAGCCCTACCTCGCGGCGATGGGGGATGCGGGAGCAGAGGTCAAGGTCCACGACCCGTTCGTAGACGAGTATCCGGGCGTCAAGATATCCCACGACCTGGACGAGACCCTCACAGGGGCGGACGCCGTCACCATCTTCACCGGCCATCACCACTACGCCTCCCTCGACCCCGTCCGGGTAAAGGAACTCTCGGGGCAGGAACTGCCGGTGATCGTCGACGGCAGAAACATCGTCGACCCTGACGCGTTCATCCGCGCGGGGTTCATCTACAAGGGCATCGGCCGGGGCGACAAGAATAGCCACCCGATCCGGCGATAG
- a CDS encoding Gfo/Idh/MocA family protein: MDVGVIGVGMMGRNHARVYSELKAVDSLHLYDLNQKAARDLAGTFGATASSTVEDLLRSVDAVSVCVPTPYHFSVAEKVLDARVPLLVEKPICATAKESRQLIGKIPDGLVVGVGHIERFNPIVPEIKKIVRDPLYIEMKRHNPASSRVSSSSVVEDLMIHDVDIMRNVLLPEGAYRLAGSGNEDVCSALFSFGRTPVYLSASRKSSKKIRMVYIEEEEFTVEGDFMAQEIYIHRKPGQYAVENERYVQENIIEKVLVNKQEPLKLELSTFLDCAARGREFPVSPTQALRNMEICEEVARCFSA; encoded by the coding sequence TTGGACGTAGGGGTAATCGGTGTCGGGATGATGGGCAGGAACCATGCCCGTGTGTATTCGGAATTGAAAGCGGTGGACTCGCTCCACCTGTACGACCTCAACCAGAAGGCGGCCCGCGACCTTGCCGGAACCTTCGGGGCAACGGCCTCGTCGACCGTTGAGGACCTGCTTCGCTCTGTGGATGCGGTGAGCGTCTGTGTCCCGACGCCCTACCACTTCTCTGTTGCAGAGAAAGTGCTCGATGCCAGGGTGCCGCTCCTCGTCGAGAAGCCCATCTGTGCGACGGCAAAAGAGAGCAGGCAGTTAATCGGGAAGATCCCCGACGGCCTCGTCGTCGGCGTCGGACACATCGAGCGGTTCAACCCGATCGTCCCCGAGATCAAAAAGATCGTCCGCGACCCTCTCTATATCGAGATGAAGCGGCACAACCCCGCCTCTTCCCGAGTGAGCAGTTCTTCGGTCGTCGAGGACCTGATGATCCACGACGTGGACATCATGAGAAACGTCCTCCTCCCTGAGGGGGCATACCGGCTTGCCGGCAGCGGCAACGAAGATGTCTGCAGCGCCCTATTCTCCTTCGGGAGGACCCCGGTTTACCTCTCGGCCTCCCGGAAGTCGTCTAAGAAGATCCGGATGGTCTACATCGAGGAGGAGGAGTTCACCGTCGAGGGCGACTTTATGGCCCAGGAGATCTATATCCACCGGAAACCCGGGCAGTACGCGGTAGAGAACGAGCGCTACGTTCAGGAGAACATCATCGAGAAGGTGCTCGTGAATAAGCAGGAGCCGCTGAAACTCGAACTCTCGACGTTCCTCGACTGCGCGGCACGGGGGCGGGAGTTCCCGGTCAGCCCCACGCAGGCACTGCGGAATATGGAGATTTGTGAGGAAGTCGCTCGGTGTTTCTCGGCGTAA
- a CDS encoding flippase, whose protein sequence is MLVFRPSRYLARVMRIDPVQRQSLISLGSTIGLTAIGFLSTMYFAHTVGPSILGAYFIFVAYFGVFDLLGDGGFGGAAVKRISEGEEQNAYFTAFVLLRVMLMVVSVGFLLVAQPYLVDLTSSGVLSWLILALVVSVFTSIASNGAYGRGMVGVNQIGGLINNLTRVVIQVVAVVLGYGVAGLAGGFVAGLLAAGLVNFRFLDLSLASFRWSHISSLFAFSFWTFLSAGGYLVFSYADTILISYFMTEADVGIYRVALQLTSVATFVTIALHTTLYPKVSYWGKQDDLSLVEGALARAFTYSLLLAVPVLAGGWILGERLLYFFYGASFATGAGALAILLLVQVAHVFMFLQTMCLNALDRPKDTFRVTAVAVAANIGLDLLLIPAYGIIGASAATLVTMVLNAALAHRALSRSIRVRIEPRAVGNIVLAAFVMAAVVTAYSFVIPLSNVFVLLGAVALGGLVYILVLLRIDRGIHDELKELAGKLGIPWPEML, encoded by the coding sequence ATGCTCGTGTTTCGGCCCTCCCGGTATCTTGCCCGCGTTATGCGCATCGACCCCGTCCAGCGGCAGAGCCTCATCAGCCTCGGCTCGACGATAGGGCTCACCGCAATCGGGTTTCTCTCCACGATGTACTTCGCCCATACCGTCGGCCCGTCAATACTGGGGGCTTATTTCATTTTTGTTGCCTACTTCGGGGTCTTCGATCTCCTGGGCGACGGCGGGTTCGGGGGCGCCGCCGTAAAGAGGATCAGCGAGGGCGAGGAGCAAAATGCATACTTCACCGCGTTCGTCCTCCTCCGTGTGATGCTGATGGTCGTCTCGGTGGGCTTCCTCCTCGTCGCCCAGCCGTACCTCGTCGACCTCACCTCATCGGGGGTGCTCTCTTGGTTAATCCTCGCGTTGGTCGTCAGCGTCTTCACAAGCATCGCCTCAAACGGGGCCTACGGCAGAGGAATGGTCGGCGTCAACCAGATCGGCGGCCTGATCAACAACCTGACCCGGGTAGTCATCCAAGTCGTCGCAGTCGTCCTTGGCTATGGTGTTGCGGGGCTCGCCGGGGGGTTCGTCGCCGGGCTCCTGGCAGCCGGGCTCGTCAATTTCCGTTTCCTCGACCTCTCCCTAGCGTCGTTCCGCTGGTCTCATATCTCCAGCCTCTTTGCCTTCTCGTTCTGGACGTTCCTCAGTGCAGGCGGTTACCTCGTCTTCTCGTACGCCGACACCATCCTGATCAGTTACTTCATGACCGAGGCCGATGTCGGGATCTACCGTGTGGCGCTCCAACTCACATCGGTTGCGACGTTCGTCACCATAGCGCTCCATACCACCCTGTACCCAAAGGTCAGTTACTGGGGGAAGCAGGACGACCTCTCCTTGGTGGAGGGTGCGCTTGCCCGTGCCTTTACCTACTCGCTCCTGCTTGCGGTACCCGTCCTTGCCGGAGGCTGGATCCTCGGCGAACGGCTCCTCTACTTCTTCTACGGGGCGTCGTTCGCTACCGGGGCGGGGGCTCTCGCGATACTTCTGCTGGTCCAGGTGGCCCACGTCTTCATGTTCCTCCAGACGATGTGCTTAAACGCCCTCGACCGGCCGAAAGACACGTTCCGGGTGACGGCAGTCGCGGTTGCCGCAAACATCGGGCTGGACCTCCTCCTCATCCCGGCCTACGGCATCATCGGAGCATCGGCGGCAACCCTCGTCACCATGGTGCTGAACGCGGCGCTCGCCCACCGCGCCCTCTCCCGGAGCATCCGCGTGCGGATAGAGCCCCGGGCCGTGGGCAACATCGTTCTTGCCGCGTTTGTCATGGCAGCCGTCGTCACGGCCTACTCGTTCGTGATCCCGCTCTCGAACGTCTTCGTTCTCCTTGGAGCGGTCGCACTCGGAGGGCTGGTCTATATCCTGGTTCTCCTCAGGATCGACAGGGGTATCCATGACGAACTCAAGGAATTGGCCGGAAAACTCGGCATCCCCTGGCCCGAAATGCTCTGA
- a CDS encoding DegT/DnrJ/EryC1/StrS family aminotransferase, producing MPGYELMGEEERDAVMDIFEHGGVLSRYGMDGRRVGIYRVAAFEEAFAKRMGVRHAVAVSSGTAALKAALIALGVGPGDEVVTQCHTFVATVGAIVDAGAVPVIVDIDRTLNMDPEDLAAAVTDRTKAIIPVHTMGVAARMDEILAVAREHGIPVLEDAAQACGGSYRGRMLGTLGDAGAVSFDFDKEITTGEGGMVFSKSGEVTARVRAYTNHGREMQEENTPKPSDPQRCLGFNYRMSEVQGALGLAQLPKLDEVLRRQQENKQQIVEEIAGLPGIELREVPDSAGDTGSTVTFFLESPKQAAAFARRWRERGLELRNLPDQLQWDFAGEWGSVLSRYTPRGPGRWSRSAEVLTRGIAIPVNAIMAPERLARIIESVRFCLAHS from the coding sequence ATGCCGGGTTACGAACTGATGGGTGAGGAAGAGCGGGATGCCGTCATGGATATCTTCGAGCACGGCGGAGTGCTCTCCCGCTACGGGATGGACGGGCGCCGGGTGGGCATCTACCGGGTAGCTGCGTTCGAAGAGGCGTTTGCGAAGCGGATGGGCGTGCGCCACGCCGTGGCGGTCTCGTCGGGCACGGCGGCGCTGAAGGCTGCGCTCATCGCTCTCGGCGTCGGCCCGGGCGACGAGGTGGTCACCCAGTGCCACACATTCGTCGCCACGGTCGGGGCGATCGTCGATGCCGGTGCAGTCCCGGTGATCGTCGATATCGACCGGACGCTGAACATGGACCCGGAGGACCTTGCGGCGGCGGTCACCGACCGGACAAAGGCGATCATCCCGGTGCACACGATGGGGGTCGCCGCCAGAATGGATGAGATCCTTGCAGTCGCCCGCGAACACGGCATCCCGGTGCTGGAGGACGCCGCTCAGGCCTGCGGCGGATCATACCGGGGAAGGATGCTCGGGACGCTCGGCGACGCGGGGGCGGTGAGTTTCGACTTCGACAAAGAGATCACGACCGGCGAGGGGGGTATGGTCTTCTCGAAGAGCGGTGAGGTTACAGCCCGGGTGCGGGCGTATACGAACCACGGCCGGGAGATGCAGGAGGAGAACACGCCGAAGCCCTCAGACCCGCAACGGTGCCTCGGCTTCAATTACCGGATGTCGGAGGTGCAGGGCGCTCTCGGTCTTGCGCAGCTCCCGAAACTTGACGAGGTTCTCCGGCGGCAACAGGAGAACAAACAGCAGATTGTGGAAGAGATCGCCGGTCTGCCGGGGATAGAACTCCGCGAGGTCCCGGATTCCGCGGGAGACACCGGGAGCACCGTTACATTCTTCCTCGAGAGTCCCAAACAGGCGGCGGCGTTTGCACGGCGCTGGCGGGAGCGGGGGCTTGAACTGCGAAACCTGCCGGACCAGTTGCAGTGGGACTTTGCAGGGGAGTGGGGGAGCGTGCTCTCCCGGTATACCCCTCGGGGTCCTGGACGCTGGAGCCGTTCGGCGGAGGTCCTCACAAGAGGGATTGCCATACCCGTCAACGCAATCATGGCCCCGGAGAGACTAGCCCGGATCATCGAATCGGTGCGATTCTGTCTGGCGCACTCATGA
- a CDS encoding DUF5814 domain-containing protein, whose amino-acid sequence MIADKARFRAARKLERAAGFRLPDHAFSGAFLESVGRAINFENLDRRMREQLLAFLRDFMDCKCKNAPFCGCPERKFTLTIIEFREMGLDHRQISAHLLDEYGIDLYPADILSFLEDSVHMLEAIRDVAELQGREKLAENAIEHIKKIEH is encoded by the coding sequence TTGATTGCGGATAAGGCCCGGTTTCGGGCGGCACGGAAGTTGGAGCGGGCTGCAGGGTTTCGGCTCCCTGACCACGCCTTCTCAGGGGCGTTTCTTGAGTCCGTGGGGCGGGCAATCAACTTCGAGAACCTCGACCGCCGGATGCGTGAGCAGCTCTTAGCCTTTCTCCGTGACTTCATGGACTGCAAGTGTAAAAACGCCCCCTTCTGCGGGTGTCCTGAGCGGAAGTTCACCCTCACGATCATTGAGTTCCGGGAGATGGGGCTTGATCACCGCCAGATCAGCGCCCACCTCCTCGACGAGTACGGGATCGACCTCTACCCCGCCGACATCCTGAGTTTCCTTGAGGACTCCGTCCACATGCTTGAGGCGATACGGGACGTCGCCGAGTTGCAGGGGCGGGAGAAACTGGCGGAGAACGCCATCGAGCATATCAAAAAGATCGAGCATTAA
- a CDS encoding DUF2150 family protein has protein sequence MAKKASAKQAEPMKLFYIFYNQERWDNWIKTLEDADFEPAEGEEVSEGEQILYSFTEDITLSVLKIIRLYQNGRFTKEEATEKLDDVELIVMTGLPEGELEDIIGSLQLSLLVLFTACRKFLEGGFDKDIKTLVKKGRGLDEENLEEALEVAANIGAAVIDGATCCAKYIKDDAENPGLFDEWLIEIETMSNAMKSLSKFDEEPGEAS, from the coding sequence ATGGCAAAGAAAGCGAGTGCCAAACAGGCAGAGCCCATGAAACTCTTCTATATTTTTTACAATCAGGAGCGCTGGGACAACTGGATTAAGACGCTCGAAGATGCTGACTTCGAGCCCGCCGAAGGCGAAGAGGTCTCCGAGGGCGAGCAGATACTCTACAGTTTCACCGAGGACATCACCCTCTCCGTCTTAAAGATCATCCGCCTCTACCAGAACGGCCGGTTCACGAAAGAGGAGGCCACCGAGAAGCTCGACGACGTGGAATTGATCGTCATGACCGGGCTCCCCGAGGGAGAACTCGAAGATATCATAGGGTCGCTCCAACTCTCCCTGCTGGTGCTCTTCACCGCCTGCCGGAAATTCCTTGAGGGCGGGTTCGACAAAGACATCAAGACGCTCGTGAAGAAGGGCCGGGGTCTCGACGAGGAGAACCTCGAGGAGGCACTTGAGGTTGCGGCAAATATCGGGGCAGCCGTGATCGACGGCGCTACCTGCTGCGCGAAATACATCAAGGACGATGCGGAGAATCCCGGCCTCTTCGATGAGTGGCTCATCGAGATCGAGACCATGAGCAACGCTATGAAATCACTCTCGAAGTTCGACGAGGAGCCCGGAGAGGCGTCTTGA
- the larE gene encoding ATP-dependent sacrificial sulfur transferase LarE, protein MARDCGLDAILKSYEPFAIALSGGTDSSVLLAYAGRHGIRAIAVSVDTGLNPPGELEAARELAERMGVTHVVVPLDMLEIPAVRENRPDRCYVCKRTMMEAIVAEAERRGGRTVVDGTHADDSPRTRPGMRALRELGIRSPFAECGMGKEDIEALAGDLGVVVRPPSACLATRIPTGEPVTKECLALVAAAEALLAREIPGTIRVRCIGGHALAYIEADPAYRRRLERLLGAVKDLGFRDVTIAPEGYRQGGADSWKR, encoded by the coding sequence ATGGCAAGAGATTGCGGGCTTGATGCAATCCTGAAATCCTACGAGCCTTTTGCGATCGCGCTCTCGGGAGGAACGGACAGTTCGGTCCTGCTGGCCTACGCCGGGCGGCATGGAATCCGGGCGATCGCCGTCAGCGTCGATACCGGGCTTAATCCCCCCGGGGAACTCGAGGCGGCGCGGGAACTTGCGGAGCGCATGGGCGTCACTCACGTCGTGGTACCGCTCGATATGCTTGAAATCCCCGCAGTTCGGGAGAACCGGCCTGACCGGTGCTACGTCTGCAAGCGGACGATGATGGAGGCGATTGTCGCGGAGGCAGAGCGGCGGGGAGGCCGGACGGTGGTCGACGGGACCCACGCCGATGACAGCCCCCGGACGCGGCCCGGGATGCGGGCGCTCCGTGAACTCGGTATCAGGAGCCCGTTTGCGGAGTGCGGTATGGGGAAGGAGGATATCGAGGCCCTTGCGGGCGATCTTGGAGTGGTCGTCCGCCCGCCGTCGGCATGCCTCGCCACCCGCATCCCCACCGGAGAGCCGGTTACCAAGGAGTGCCTTGCGCTCGTCGCGGCCGCTGAAGCCCTCCTCGCGCGGGAGATTCCCGGGACGATACGAGTACGGTGCATCGGGGGGCACGCCCTGGCGTACATCGAGGCCGATCCGGCGTACCGCCGGAGACTTGAGCGGCTGCTCGGTGCGGTGAAGGACCTTGGGTTTCGTGACGTAACGATCGCTCCGGAGGGCTACCGGCAGGGAGGTGCGGATTCGTGGAAGCGGTGA
- the thiI gene encoding tRNA uracil 4-sulfurtransferase ThiI: MEAVMVRYGEIFLKSEPVKRRFISIMTENIRLALEAEGLSHRIETPRGRVLIFGDEPRRIAAAVAGTFGVVSVSVCTVTTADIPGIAAAAVEHAEWHLRPGMSFAVRARRSGVEGFNSQELAAEVGSAVLDRVPEATVNLTTPDYEVFVEAREFGGLVYDEKISGPGGLPYGTQGEVMALLSAGIDSPVASWLMMRRGCLMVHVHMHSGRFGGADSEKNVLQNHARLSRWVPGHPVDLLVVDMEPFFEAITALKEPRYRCILCKRFMLRVASILAEERGAYALVNGDNLGQVASQTLANMTVIAPAATVPVLRPLIGFDKEEIIERARAIGTFEAHPGSVGCTVAPRYPSTAAPAATIAQIEAVLDVESLAVRAAGTVRRYRAKNGEVEGER; encoded by the coding sequence GTGGAAGCGGTGATGGTCAGATACGGCGAGATATTCCTCAAGAGCGAGCCGGTGAAACGGCGGTTCATATCGATAATGACCGAGAACATCAGGCTCGCGCTGGAGGCCGAAGGTCTCTCCCACCGCATCGAGACCCCGCGGGGAAGGGTCCTGATCTTCGGCGACGAGCCCCGGCGCATCGCTGCGGCCGTCGCCGGAACCTTTGGGGTGGTGAGTGTCAGCGTCTGCACGGTGACCACAGCTGATATCCCTGGGATTGCGGCTGCAGCCGTGGAACACGCAGAGTGGCATCTCAGGCCGGGGATGTCGTTTGCGGTGCGGGCACGACGGTCGGGTGTCGAGGGGTTCAACAGTCAGGAACTTGCGGCTGAAGTTGGCTCGGCCGTTCTCGATCGGGTGCCGGAGGCAACGGTAAACCTGACGACGCCCGACTATGAAGTCTTCGTCGAGGCCCGGGAGTTTGGGGGACTTGTCTACGATGAGAAGATCAGCGGACCGGGGGGGCTCCCCTACGGAACGCAGGGGGAAGTGATGGCCTTGCTCTCGGCGGGCATCGACTCGCCGGTTGCGTCGTGGCTGATGATGCGCCGGGGGTGCCTGATGGTGCACGTCCACATGCACAGCGGGCGGTTTGGGGGTGCGGACTCCGAGAAGAACGTCCTGCAGAATCATGCCCGGCTCTCCCGCTGGGTCCCGGGGCACCCCGTCGACCTCCTGGTTGTGGATATGGAGCCGTTCTTTGAGGCGATCACGGCGTTGAAGGAGCCCCGTTACCGGTGTATCCTCTGCAAGCGGTTCATGCTCAGGGTGGCAAGCATCCTTGCCGAAGAGCGCGGCGCCTATGCGCTCGTCAACGGCGACAACCTCGGGCAGGTGGCGTCCCAGACGCTGGCGAACATGACCGTGATCGCCCCGGCGGCGACCGTTCCGGTGCTTCGGCCGCTCATCGGGTTCGATAAGGAGGAGATCATCGAGCGTGCACGCGCCATCGGGACGTTCGAGGCCCATCCGGGGAGTGTCGGGTGCACGGTCGCCCCCCGCTACCCCTCGACGGCGGCACCCGCCGCGACGATCGCGCAGATTGAGGCGGTCCTCGACGTGGAGAGCCTCGCCGTCCGGGCGGCTGGGACGGTGCGGCGCTACCGGGCAAAGAACGGGGAGGTCGAGGGGGAGCGGTGA
- the pscS gene encoding O-phospho-L-seryl-tRNA:Cys-tRNA synthase, producing MKCGVGIEARDVEEMYINIDPIQAGGRLTADAMKAAIAFGDGYSVCDNCRNPPRLDYIQNPPIAQFHKDLAAWLNMDTARVVPGARRGFQAVASTYVEKGDPVIVTSLAHYTEFMAVEAAGGVPREIPKDAKNHITADAAAEKIEAVIREFSRTPPLLFVDHVDYQFGNIHDVAGIIKAAHQYDIPVLVNGAYTVGIMPVDGKALGADFVVGSGHKSMAAPAPSGVLATTNEHAERVFRMTQAKGDVTGRTFGMKEVEMMGCTLMGVTVVGMMASFPHVKERVQHWETEVAHSQAVTDALLSIEGTKVLSDYPRQHTLTRVDTRGSFDKVAEHHKKRGYFLSSDMKKRGITGVIPGSTKVWKFNTFGLTEKQIRHVGESFVEVARENGLNII from the coding sequence GTGAAGTGCGGAGTCGGTATCGAGGCCCGCGACGTCGAGGAGATGTACATCAACATCGACCCCATCCAAGCGGGCGGGCGGCTCACCGCCGACGCCATGAAGGCGGCGATCGCGTTCGGCGACGGCTACTCGGTCTGCGACAACTGCCGAAACCCTCCAAGACTCGATTACATTCAGAACCCCCCTATTGCGCAGTTCCATAAGGACCTTGCCGCATGGCTGAACATGGACACGGCGCGGGTGGTGCCGGGAGCGCGCCGGGGGTTCCAGGCTGTCGCGAGCACGTATGTGGAGAAGGGCGACCCGGTCATCGTCACGTCGCTTGCCCACTACACCGAGTTCATGGCGGTCGAGGCGGCCGGCGGGGTCCCCCGGGAGATCCCGAAGGACGCAAAGAACCACATCACCGCCGATGCCGCGGCGGAGAAGATCGAGGCGGTGATCCGGGAGTTCTCGCGGACACCGCCGCTGCTCTTCGTCGACCACGTCGACTACCAGTTCGGGAACATCCACGACGTTGCGGGCATCATAAAAGCCGCCCACCAGTACGACATCCCGGTCCTCGTCAACGGGGCTTACACGGTCGGGATCATGCCTGTCGACGGCAAAGCGCTCGGCGCCGATTTCGTTGTCGGGTCGGGCCACAAGAGCATGGCGGCCCCGGCGCCCTCCGGCGTCCTCGCGACGACGAACGAGCACGCTGAGCGTGTCTTCCGGATGACGCAGGCAAAAGGCGACGTGACCGGCAGGACGTTCGGGATGAAAGAGGTGGAGATGATGGGGTGCACCTTGATGGGCGTCACCGTCGTCGGCATGATGGCCTCGTTCCCCCATGTCAAGGAGCGGGTGCAGCACTGGGAGACCGAGGTAGCGCACTCGCAGGCGGTCACGGACGCCCTTCTCTCCATCGAGGGGACGAAGGTTCTCTCCGACTACCCGAGGCAGCACACCCTGACCCGGGTCGATACCCGCGGTTCCTTCGACAAAGTCGCAGAGCATCACAAGAAACGCGGGTACTTCCTCTCAAGCGACATGAAGAAGCGGGGGATCACCGGCGTCATCCCAGGCTCCACCAAGGTCTGGAAGTTCAACACCTTCGGGCTGACTGAGAAGCAGATCCGGCACGTCGGCGAGTCGTTCGTCGAGGTTGCGCGGGAGAACGGGTTGAATATTATCTGA
- a CDS encoding metallophosphoesterase family protein: MKIVHIADTHLGLSAFNRVDPETGMNLREQIIYDNFLAAIDRIIGMHPDALIHAGDLFHQVKPKTRAYTTALDALCRLQDAGIPVIVIAGNHSMAKTRYTASPFEVLERGGYRAGDFYVAHNNRYRRVELDDTIFHLIPNMLQPEGYRAAFEAIEFSPGTNVLVTHGLASILKDKRLHTVAEHELDATIISDRFDYIALGHYHSQVQVADNAWYSGSLEHCNYGEIAETKGGLAVDLATGGVERIDLPHTPMISLGRVNCDGLTAREAVDAVLAAIDGAGKKVDRAICQITLDGIRRETLRALDQKALSDARNRMLDLKLRAIAVDDTSQIFREESLVGVDYIAEFERFVEREHLAPDEEGYVKRAGTAVLRKVIARHKEGESAAE, translated from the coding sequence ATGAAGATCGTTCACATAGCAGACACGCATCTGGGATTATCGGCATTTAACCGAGTCGATCCGGAAACCGGGATGAACCTGCGCGAGCAGATCATCTACGACAACTTCCTCGCCGCCATCGACCGGATCATCGGCATGCATCCTGATGCGCTCATCCATGCGGGCGACCTCTTCCACCAGGTCAAGCCGAAGACCCGCGCCTACACGACGGCGCTCGACGCCCTCTGCCGCCTGCAGGACGCGGGGATCCCCGTGATCGTGATTGCGGGCAATCACAGCATGGCTAAGACCCGGTATACGGCCTCACCGTTTGAAGTCCTCGAACGAGGAGGCTACCGCGCAGGCGACTTCTACGTCGCCCACAACAACCGCTACCGGCGGGTCGAACTTGACGATACGATCTTTCACCTGATACCGAATATGCTCCAGCCCGAGGGCTACCGGGCGGCGTTCGAAGCGATTGAGTTCTCGCCCGGCACAAACGTGCTCGTCACCCACGGCCTTGCGAGCATCTTGAAGGACAAACGACTGCACACCGTTGCGGAGCACGAACTGGACGCGACCATCATATCCGACCGGTTCGACTACATCGCGCTCGGCCACTACCACAGCCAGGTGCAGGTCGCCGACAACGCCTGGTACAGCGGGTCGCTTGAACACTGCAACTACGGGGAGATCGCAGAGACGAAGGGGGGCCTCGCCGTGGACCTGGCAACCGGTGGTGTCGAGAGAATCGACCTCCCGCACACTCCTATGATCAGCCTCGGGCGGGTCAACTGCGACGGTCTTACGGCGCGGGAGGCGGTGGACGCCGTTCTCGCGGCGATCGACGGTGCCGGGAAGAAGGTAGACCGGGCAATCTGCCAGATCACGCTCGACGGGATACGCCGCGAGACACTTCGCGCGCTCGACCAGAAGGCTCTTTCGGATGCTCGAAACCGGATGCTGGACCTTAAACTGCGGGCGATAGCCGTCGACGACACGTCCCAGATCTTCCGGGAAGAGTCGCTCGTCGGCGTGGACTATATCGCCGAGTTCGAACGCTTCGTGGAGAGAGAACACCTTGCCCCCGACGAGGAGGGGTACGTGAAGAGGGCAGGGACCGCGGTCCTCAGAAAGGTGATCGCGCGGCATAAAGAGGGAGAGAGTGCTGCTGAATAA